One Luteibacter sp. 9135 DNA segment encodes these proteins:
- a CDS encoding DsbC family protein: MLKKILPALLAGAFAMTAHAADDTQAVRAAVESLAPGIKVDSIAAAPMPGFYQVVASGRMVYVSADGRYMLNGNLIDLKAKTDLSAASWAATRKVELAKVPASQRLVYAPANPKHTVTVFTDVDCGFCRQLHAHIDEFNKQGIAVEYVFWPREGLKTTSGNDTPSYTKAVSVWCSADRKNAFNQAMSGATPKAATCANPVKDEFELGERLGVNGTPTIVTENGDVVGGYVTPAQLLQALQAPAGTVRGG, encoded by the coding sequence ATGTTGAAGAAGATCCTCCCCGCGCTGCTGGCTGGCGCGTTCGCCATGACGGCGCACGCGGCCGACGATACCCAGGCCGTGCGTGCCGCCGTCGAATCGCTGGCCCCCGGTATCAAGGTGGATAGCATCGCCGCCGCGCCGATGCCCGGTTTCTACCAGGTGGTGGCCTCCGGGCGCATGGTCTACGTCAGCGCGGACGGCCGGTACATGCTCAACGGCAACCTGATCGACCTGAAGGCCAAGACCGACCTGAGCGCCGCCAGCTGGGCCGCCACGCGCAAGGTGGAACTGGCCAAGGTGCCCGCCTCGCAGCGGCTGGTCTATGCCCCGGCCAACCCCAAGCACACGGTCACGGTGTTCACCGATGTGGATTGCGGTTTCTGCCGCCAGCTTCACGCCCACATCGACGAATTCAACAAGCAGGGCATCGCGGTCGAATACGTGTTCTGGCCGCGCGAGGGCCTGAAGACCACCTCGGGCAATGACACCCCGTCGTATACCAAGGCCGTGTCTGTCTGGTGCAGCGCGGATCGCAAGAACGCCTTCAACCAGGCCATGAGCGGTGCTACGCCCAAGGCCGCCACCTGTGCCAACCCGGTGAAGGACGAATTCGAGCTGGGCGAGCGTCTCGGCGTGAACGGCACGCCCACCATCGTGACCGAGAACGGTGACGTGGTCGGCGGCTACGTCACCCCCGCGCAGTTGCTCCAGGCCCTGCAGGCCCCGGCCGGCACCGTCCGCGGCGGGTGA
- the xerD gene encoding site-specific tyrosine recombinase XerD: protein MPSPHPRVPTATEPAAPVPPRDDDARLIDRFIERIWSEDGLAERTLEAYRRDLQGLGRWLATRGKSLATATREDISAYHGSQPVAVRSMARRQSAFRRFYAQRARDDATTDDPTLLMQRPRMPRGLPKALAEREIESLIVAPDLSTPLGQRDRAMLELMYSSGLRVSELVDLPLAGLNTRQGVLRVTGKGDKDRLVPVGEEALRHVETYLREARPALAKGHGQPAALFLSRRGGALTRQMFWTLVKRYALQVGIPSKRVSPHVLRHSFATHLLNHGADLRALQMLLGHSSLSTTQIYTLVAKEGLKRLHAQHHPRG, encoded by the coding sequence ATGCCCTCGCCGCACCCGCGCGTCCCCACCGCTACCGAACCGGCAGCCCCCGTTCCTCCGCGGGACGACGACGCCCGCCTGATCGATCGCTTCATCGAGCGCATCTGGTCGGAGGACGGCCTGGCCGAGCGTACGCTCGAAGCCTACCGACGCGATCTGCAAGGCCTGGGGCGCTGGCTCGCCACGCGCGGCAAGTCGCTCGCCACGGCGACTCGCGAGGATATCTCGGCCTACCATGGTAGCCAGCCGGTGGCCGTGCGCAGCATGGCGCGGCGGCAGTCCGCGTTCCGCCGGTTCTATGCGCAACGGGCGAGGGACGATGCCACGACCGACGACCCCACCTTGCTCATGCAACGACCGAGGATGCCGCGCGGGTTGCCCAAGGCCCTGGCCGAGCGCGAGATCGAGTCGCTGATCGTCGCGCCGGACCTGTCGACACCGCTGGGCCAGCGTGACCGCGCCATGCTCGAATTGATGTACTCCTCCGGCCTTCGTGTGTCCGAACTGGTCGACTTGCCGCTGGCGGGACTGAACACGCGGCAAGGCGTGTTGCGGGTCACCGGCAAGGGCGACAAGGATCGCCTGGTGCCCGTGGGCGAAGAGGCGTTGCGCCACGTGGAGACGTACCTGCGCGAAGCCCGTCCGGCGCTGGCAAAAGGCCATGGGCAGCCGGCGGCGCTGTTCCTCTCGCGGCGCGGCGGGGCACTCACCCGGCAGATGTTCTGGACGCTGGTGAAACGCTATGCCCTGCAGGTCGGCATCCCGTCGAAGCGTGTGTCCCCCCATGTGCTGCGCCACTCCTTCGCCACCCACCTGCTCAACCACGGCGCCGACCTGCGCGCCCTGCAGATGCTGCTGGGGCACAGCTCGCTCAGCACCACGCAGATCTACACGCTGGTGGCCAAGGAGGGGCTGAAGCGCCTTCACGCCCAGCACCACCCGCGAGGTTGA
- a CDS encoding RDD family protein, protein MLPNPPAPASAWRRFAAIVYDALAVVAIVMVVGLLAQMATGGQLFDAHGHLLTWWYQPLQGVAVGAYFLLSWVRGGQTLGMRPWRIRVTDARGDAVGWRRGLVRLAVAALPLALVLIFPLTSLRAALWAPLVGWAILLLPALVDRRRRALHDMAAGTEIRPLAP, encoded by the coding sequence ATGCTCCCCAATCCGCCCGCCCCTGCCTCCGCCTGGCGCCGTTTCGCGGCGATCGTCTACGACGCGCTGGCGGTCGTGGCCATCGTCATGGTGGTGGGGCTGCTCGCGCAGATGGCCACGGGCGGGCAACTGTTCGATGCGCACGGACACCTGCTGACCTGGTGGTACCAGCCCTTGCAGGGCGTGGCCGTCGGCGCGTATTTCCTGCTGTCGTGGGTGCGTGGCGGGCAGACCCTGGGCATGCGGCCCTGGCGTATCCGCGTGACGGATGCGCGGGGCGACGCAGTAGGCTGGCGACGCGGCCTGGTGCGGCTGGCCGTCGCGGCGTTGCCACTCGCGCTCGTGCTGATCTTCCCGCTGACGTCGCTGCGCGCGGCACTGTGGGCGCCGCTCGTCGGCTGGGCGATCCTGTTGCTTCCGGCGCTGGTGGACCGTCGTCGCCGCGCGCTGCACGACATGGCCGCGGGCACGGAGATACGCCCGCTGGCTCCATGA
- a CDS encoding type 1 glutamine amidotransferase domain-containing protein, with the protein MANTSLDGRRIAVLATDGFEQSELTEPKRLLEEAGAKVDVIAPGGASQIKAWDKKDWGISVNVDIALDKADAASYDALVLPGGVINPDNLRTDDTVLAFVKAVASSGKPVAAICHGPWTLINAGLVDGKKITSWPSLKQDLSNAGARWEDSEVVTDGNLITSRKPDDIPAFAKAVIASLVG; encoded by the coding sequence ATGGCGAACACATCACTCGACGGCCGGCGTATCGCGGTGCTTGCCACCGACGGTTTCGAACAGTCGGAGCTGACCGAGCCGAAGCGCCTGCTGGAAGAAGCGGGTGCCAAGGTCGATGTCATCGCGCCGGGCGGCGCATCGCAGATCAAGGCCTGGGACAAGAAGGATTGGGGTATCAGCGTGAACGTGGACATCGCGCTCGATAAGGCCGATGCCGCTTCCTACGATGCGCTGGTACTGCCCGGTGGCGTGATCAATCCGGACAACCTGCGTACGGACGACACCGTGCTCGCCTTCGTCAAGGCGGTGGCGTCGTCGGGCAAGCCGGTGGCGGCGATCTGCCATGGCCCATGGACGCTCATCAACGCCGGCCTGGTCGATGGCAAGAAGATCACCTCGTGGCCCTCGCTGAAGCAGGACTTGAGCAACGCCGGCGCCCGTTGGGAAGACAGCGAGGTGGTTACGGACGGTAACCTCATCACCAGCCGCAAGCCGGACGACATTCCCGCGTTCGCCAAGGCCGTGATCGCCTCGCTGGTCGGCTGA
- a CDS encoding SET domain-containing protein has protein sequence MTRRIAARRSPIHGNGVFATAPIKAGEEIVEYKGDIITHAQADKKYGDGGETGHTFLFTLNEKYIVDGNSNGNTARWINHGCDPNCQAVIEEAVEGKPSKKDRVLIEALRDIAPGEELTYDYGITLDMPHTARLKKIWACLCGSPQCIGTMLKPKRKAAA, from the coding sequence ATGACCCGACGCATCGCCGCACGACGTTCGCCCATTCACGGAAACGGCGTCTTCGCCACCGCGCCCATCAAGGCCGGCGAAGAGATCGTCGAATACAAGGGTGACATCATCACCCACGCCCAGGCCGACAAGAAATACGGCGATGGCGGTGAAACCGGCCACACCTTCCTGTTCACGCTGAACGAGAAATACATCGTCGACGGTAACAGCAACGGCAATACGGCCCGCTGGATCAACCACGGCTGCGATCCCAACTGCCAGGCCGTGATCGAGGAAGCCGTCGAAGGCAAGCCGTCGAAGAAGGATCGCGTGCTTATCGAGGCGCTTCGCGACATCGCGCCCGGCGAAGAACTCACCTACGACTACGGCATCACGCTGGACATGCCGCACACCGCGCGCCTGAAGAAGATCTGGGCCTGCCTGTGCGGGTCGCCGCAGTGCATCGGCACGATGTTGAAGCCCAAGCGCAAGGCGGCAGCCTGA
- a CDS encoding acyl-CoA dehydrogenase C-terminal domain-containing protein, with the protein MTLYKAPLDDMRFTLYDVLGAEAVLARLDGGEAHTRDLLDAVLDEAARFNEQVLAPLNASGDQEGCHYDKATASVTTPKGFKEAYRQYADGGWAGLTAAETFGGQGLPIVLGALTKEMIDSANLAWGIYPLLSQGATDALEHHGDAWQQEVFLKPLVEGRWTGTMCLTEPQAGSDLGLLKTRAEPNDDGSYRVTGTKIFISAGEHDFVENIVHLVLARLPDAPAGSRGISMLVVPKFKVGKDGALCERNAVAAGAIEHKMGIKGSATCVMNFDDAQGWLVGPAHKGLVAMFTMMNAARLAVGIQGLAVSERALQNSLHYARERLQMRALSGAKLPEKAADPLTVHPDVRRMLLTQRAFVEGGRVLAAYAALQGDIEARHPDPQARKEAGELLSFLIPIAKGLLTEAAQECTKEALQIFGGHGYIAEHGMEQFVRDARIITLYEGTTQIQALDLLGRKVMQLQGAGLKHFLGEISAFCQAHQGNDTLKPFIGPLAIAAKTWGDLTQAIARSAQANPEELGAAAVDYLYLSGYVTLAYCWARSVQAAEGSRLSADGKQAKRDTAGFYFSRILPRIHMHKAAIDAGVATLPELL; encoded by the coding sequence ATGACGCTCTACAAAGCCCCCCTCGACGACATGCGTTTCACCCTTTACGACGTGCTGGGCGCGGAAGCCGTGCTGGCCCGCCTGGACGGCGGCGAAGCGCACACGCGCGACCTGCTCGACGCCGTGCTCGACGAAGCGGCGCGCTTCAACGAGCAGGTGCTGGCACCGCTGAACGCCAGCGGCGACCAGGAAGGCTGCCACTACGACAAGGCCACCGCGTCGGTCACCACGCCCAAGGGGTTCAAGGAAGCCTATCGGCAGTACGCCGACGGCGGCTGGGCCGGGCTGACCGCCGCCGAGACGTTCGGCGGCCAGGGCCTGCCCATCGTGCTCGGCGCGCTGACCAAGGAAATGATCGACTCGGCCAACCTGGCCTGGGGCATCTATCCGCTGCTCTCGCAAGGCGCCACCGACGCGCTCGAGCACCATGGCGACGCCTGGCAGCAGGAGGTCTTCCTGAAACCGCTGGTGGAAGGACGCTGGACCGGCACTATGTGCCTCACCGAACCCCAGGCCGGTTCCGATCTCGGCCTGCTGAAGACGCGCGCCGAACCCAACGACGATGGCAGCTACCGGGTCACCGGCACCAAGATCTTCATCAGTGCGGGCGAGCACGATTTCGTCGAGAACATCGTGCACCTGGTGCTCGCGCGCCTGCCCGACGCCCCCGCCGGCAGCCGCGGCATCTCGATGCTCGTGGTGCCGAAGTTCAAGGTCGGCAAGGACGGCGCGCTCTGCGAGCGCAACGCCGTGGCGGCCGGCGCCATCGAGCACAAGATGGGCATCAAGGGATCGGCCACCTGCGTCATGAACTTCGACGATGCCCAGGGCTGGCTGGTCGGCCCGGCGCACAAGGGCTTGGTCGCGATGTTCACGATGATGAATGCCGCGCGCCTCGCGGTGGGTATCCAGGGTCTGGCCGTTTCCGAGCGCGCCTTGCAGAACAGTCTTCACTACGCCCGCGAGCGCCTGCAGATGCGCGCGCTGTCGGGCGCGAAGCTGCCGGAAAAAGCGGCCGATCCGCTCACCGTCCATCCGGACGTGCGCCGCATGCTGCTTACCCAGCGTGCCTTCGTCGAGGGCGGCCGTGTGCTCGCCGCCTATGCCGCGTTGCAGGGCGACATCGAAGCACGCCATCCCGATCCGCAGGCCCGTAAGGAGGCAGGCGAACTGCTTTCCTTCCTCATTCCCATCGCCAAGGGCCTGCTTACCGAAGCCGCGCAGGAATGCACCAAGGAAGCCCTGCAGATCTTCGGTGGCCACGGCTATATCGCCGAACACGGCATGGAACAGTTCGTCCGCGATGCCCGCATCATCACGCTGTACGAGGGCACCACGCAGATCCAGGCGCTGGACCTGCTGGGCCGCAAGGTCATGCAGTTGCAGGGCGCCGGACTGAAGCATTTCCTGGGCGAGATCTCGGCGTTCTGCCAGGCCCACCAGGGCAACGACACGCTGAAGCCCTTCATCGGCCCGCTGGCGATCGCCGCCAAGACCTGGGGCGATCTCACCCAGGCCATCGCCAGGAGCGCGCAGGCGAACCCGGAAGAACTCGGTGCAGCCGCCGTCGATTACCTGTACCTGTCCGGCTACGTCACCCTGGCCTACTGCTGGGCCCGCAGCGTGCAGGCCGCCGAGGGCTCGCGGCTGTCCGCGGACGGCAAGCAGGCCAAGCGCGATACCGCCGGCTTCTACTTCAGCCGCATCCTCCCGCGCATCCACATGCACAAGGCGGCGATCGACGCCGGCGTAGCCACCCTGCCGGAATTGCTCTGA
- a CDS encoding GNAT family N-acetyltransferase — protein MSASPFLIRLAESDDDEFILGLLHRFVDFPLPNGRTKTDCLKGIESDLVRHLDEQPSNSYIFVAENQDGEPVGFVHLQKTKDFFTHRDNCHISDIAVAKAHEGDGVGTFLLDHAYAWAKEHRCQFVTLAVFPGNERAREMYVKHGFDTDLMRLAKPVR, from the coding sequence ATGAGCGCTTCCCCGTTCCTGATCCGTCTCGCCGAAAGCGACGATGACGAGTTCATCCTTGGCCTGCTCCATCGCTTCGTCGACTTCCCGCTGCCCAACGGCCGCACCAAGACGGATTGCCTCAAGGGCATCGAATCCGACCTGGTCAGGCACCTCGACGAGCAACCGTCCAACAGCTACATCTTCGTCGCCGAGAACCAGGACGGCGAGCCGGTCGGCTTCGTCCACCTGCAGAAGACGAAGGACTTCTTCACCCACCGCGACAACTGCCACATCTCCGATATCGCGGTAGCCAAGGCACACGAAGGCGACGGCGTCGGCACATTCCTGCTCGACCACGCCTATGCCTGGGCCAAGGAGCACCGCTGCCAGTTCGTCACCCTGGCCGTGTTCCCCGGCAACGAGCGGGCGCGCGAGATGTACGTCAAGCACGGTTTCGACACCGACCTGATGCGCCTGGCCAAACCCGTCCGGTAG
- a CDS encoding SapC family protein: MAEVLFYERPVPLNRTAHRDLRLKAVNNIRFAATAHSVPLTGVEFAPASRDVPILFAGNSMEEAGPMALLGLRQGENLLVGENGFWEQGLYIPAFVRRYPFVLAEKPAGTEGDDFTVFLDEAYEGFNETEGERLFNEDGTDAPALTNAVNFLGEFQDHVARTQWFMGKLREHDLLEPRTITLQKEGKGINLNGLFVINEEKLRALDEKVAGEFLREGAFGWIYAHLVSLANIDRMAARLDVREQKEGSIAKV, encoded by the coding sequence GTGGCTGAAGTGCTTTTCTACGAGCGTCCGGTTCCCCTGAACCGCACCGCGCATCGCGATCTCCGCCTCAAGGCGGTGAACAACATCCGTTTCGCGGCCACCGCGCATTCCGTGCCCCTCACGGGCGTCGAGTTCGCGCCCGCCTCGCGTGACGTCCCCATCCTGTTCGCCGGAAACAGCATGGAAGAAGCCGGCCCGATGGCCCTCCTGGGTCTGCGCCAGGGTGAAAACCTGCTGGTCGGCGAGAACGGCTTCTGGGAGCAGGGCCTGTACATCCCGGCCTTCGTCCGCCGTTACCCGTTCGTGCTGGCCGAGAAGCCCGCCGGCACGGAAGGCGACGACTTCACCGTGTTCCTCGACGAAGCCTACGAAGGCTTCAACGAAACCGAAGGCGAGCGCCTGTTCAACGAGGACGGCACCGACGCGCCGGCCCTGACCAACGCCGTGAACTTCCTGGGGGAATTCCAGGACCACGTCGCCCGCACGCAGTGGTTCATGGGCAAGCTGCGCGAGCACGACCTGCTCGAGCCGCGCACCATCACCCTGCAGAAGGAAGGCAAGGGCATCAACCTCAACGGCCTGTTCGTCATCAACGAAGAGAAGCTGCGCGCCCTCGACGAGAAGGTAGCCGGCGAGTTCCTCCGCGAAGGCGCGTTCGGCTGGATCTACGCGCACCTTGTGTCGCTGGCCAACATCGATCGCATGGCCGCACGCCTCGACGTGCGCGAGCAGAAGGAAGGCTCCATCGCGAAGGTCTGA
- a CDS encoding HNH endonuclease gives MEVLHEDLPRVTALHTTRVLSLDAAGRILDWISWQDAVCLYVRGVVAWTLGDPCLTVHGGTSRANGLQSTLDLHPIVASTGHCREHAIDPAPALTNTALFARDRHICLYCGHHYTRHELTRDHVIPLSKRGADEWENVVSACLACNLRKSNRTPQQANMPLLAVPYRPSWVEHLILSNRNILADQMQFLISHLPRDRRPA, from the coding sequence ATGGAAGTGCTACACGAAGACCTGCCGAGGGTAACCGCGCTACACACCACGCGCGTGCTCTCACTCGACGCCGCCGGCCGCATCCTTGACTGGATCAGCTGGCAGGACGCCGTCTGCCTCTATGTGCGCGGCGTGGTGGCCTGGACCTTGGGCGACCCCTGCCTCACCGTGCATGGCGGCACCAGCCGGGCCAACGGCCTGCAGAGCACGCTGGACCTCCACCCCATCGTGGCCAGCACGGGCCATTGCCGCGAGCACGCGATCGACCCGGCGCCGGCCTTGACCAACACCGCCCTGTTCGCGCGCGACCGGCACATCTGCCTGTACTGCGGCCACCACTACACGCGTCACGAGCTCACCCGCGACCATGTGATTCCGCTGTCCAAACGCGGCGCCGACGAATGGGAAAACGTGGTCAGCGCGTGCCTGGCCTGCAACCTGCGCAAGAGCAACCGCACCCCCCAGCAGGCCAACATGCCTCTGCTGGCCGTGCCCTACCGGCCCAGTTGGGTCGAGCACCTGATCCTGTCCAATCGCAATATCCTGGCCGACCAGATGCAGTTCCTGATCAGCCATTTACCACGGGATCGGCGCCCCGCCTGA
- the dxs gene encoding 1-deoxy-D-xylulose-5-phosphate synthase — MNDLSRYPYLAQIESPEDLRRFPVDELPAIADELRRYLIEAVASSGGHFGAGLGVVELTVALHHVLDTPRDRLVWDVGHQCYPHKILTGRRDRITTIKKKDGLAPFPRREESDYDTFGVGHSSTSISAALGMAIALQRRGDPRKVVAVIGDGAITAGMAFEALNHGGDVEPNMLVILNDNGMSISENVGAMTKMMARAMSSRRLNALRERAKKAMPRESFFGRFFKRWEEHAKGMFVPSTLFEELGFHYTGPIDGHNMPQLVQALETVKDLPGPQLIHVMTTKGKGYEPAEKGPIEYHAVGPFDPVAGLVKKGAPAKPTYTDIFSDWLCDMAASDERLLGITPAMREGSGLVRFSREYPQRYFDVAIAEQHAVTLAAGMAVEGAKPVVAIYSTFLQRAYDQAIHDVALQNLDVTFAIDRAGVVGPDGATHAGSFDLSFMRCLPNMVIMAPADENDCRTMLSTGFHYKGPAAIRYPRGTGPGAKMAETLETYPIGKAEVRRRGRHGLAILSFGTMLAPAAVIAGEIDATLVNMRFVKPLDAELILELARTHEAFVTLEDNAIAGGAGAGVAELLAANGITQPILHLGLPDVYLEHGSREEVLTMAGLDLPQIRRAILARFPQFVAKDVASAG; from the coding sequence ATGAACGACCTCTCCCGCTATCCCTATCTGGCGCAGATCGAATCGCCGGAGGACCTCCGGCGTTTCCCGGTGGACGAACTTCCAGCGATCGCCGATGAACTGCGCCGATACCTGATCGAGGCCGTGGCCTCGTCGGGCGGGCATTTCGGCGCGGGACTGGGCGTGGTCGAGTTGACGGTGGCGCTGCACCACGTGCTGGACACCCCGCGCGATCGTCTCGTCTGGGACGTGGGCCACCAGTGCTACCCGCACAAGATTCTCACCGGTCGTCGCGACCGCATCACCACCATCAAGAAGAAGGACGGCCTGGCGCCGTTCCCGCGCCGAGAGGAAAGCGACTACGACACCTTCGGCGTCGGTCATTCGTCCACCTCGATCTCGGCCGCCCTGGGCATGGCAATCGCTCTGCAGCGCCGGGGCGATCCGCGCAAGGTCGTGGCCGTGATCGGCGACGGCGCGATTACCGCGGGCATGGCCTTCGAGGCACTGAACCACGGCGGCGACGTCGAACCGAACATGCTGGTGATCCTCAACGACAACGGCATGTCGATCAGCGAAAACGTCGGTGCGATGACCAAGATGATGGCCCGCGCCATGTCCAGCCGGCGGCTCAACGCCCTGCGCGAGCGCGCCAAGAAGGCCATGCCGCGCGAGTCCTTCTTCGGCCGCTTCTTCAAGCGCTGGGAAGAACATGCCAAGGGCATGTTCGTACCGTCCACCCTGTTCGAGGAGCTGGGCTTCCACTACACCGGCCCCATCGACGGGCACAACATGCCCCAGCTGGTGCAGGCGCTGGAAACGGTCAAGGACCTGCCCGGCCCACAGCTCATCCACGTGATGACCACCAAGGGCAAGGGCTACGAGCCCGCCGAGAAAGGCCCCATCGAGTACCACGCCGTCGGACCGTTCGATCCCGTCGCCGGCCTGGTGAAAAAGGGGGCGCCGGCCAAGCCCACCTACACCGATATCTTCAGCGACTGGCTGTGCGACATGGCCGCCAGCGACGAGCGCCTGCTCGGCATCACGCCTGCCATGCGGGAAGGATCGGGCCTGGTCCGTTTCTCGCGGGAATACCCGCAGCGCTACTTCGACGTGGCCATCGCCGAGCAACACGCCGTGACGCTGGCCGCGGGCATGGCCGTGGAGGGCGCCAAGCCGGTGGTGGCGATCTACTCCACCTTCCTGCAACGTGCCTACGACCAGGCCATCCACGACGTGGCCCTGCAGAATCTCGACGTCACCTTCGCCATCGACCGCGCAGGCGTGGTGGGGCCGGACGGTGCCACGCACGCCGGCAGTTTCGACCTGTCGTTCATGCGCTGCCTGCCGAACATGGTGATCATGGCGCCGGCCGACGAGAACGACTGCCGCACGATGTTGAGCACGGGCTTCCACTACAAGGGCCCTGCGGCCATCCGTTACCCGCGTGGCACCGGCCCGGGCGCCAAGATGGCCGAGACGCTGGAAACCTACCCGATCGGCAAGGCCGAGGTGCGTCGACGCGGTCGCCACGGCCTGGCGATCCTCTCCTTCGGCACCATGCTGGCGCCCGCCGCCGTGATCGCGGGCGAGATCGATGCCACGCTGGTCAACATGCGCTTCGTCAAACCGCTGGATGCCGAGCTGATCCTGGAGCTGGCCCGTACGCACGAGGCCTTCGTCACCCTGGAGGACAACGCCATAGCGGGTGGCGCCGGCGCGGGCGTGGCCGAGTTGCTGGCCGCCAATGGCATCACCCAGCCGATCCTGCACCTGGGCCTTCCGGACGTCTATCTGGAACACGGTAGCCGCGAGGAAGTCCTGACCATGGCCGGCCTCGACCTGCCGCAGATCCGCCGCGCCATCCTGGCACGGTTCCCGCAGTTCGTCGCGAAGGACGTGGCGAGCGCCGGCTGA
- the prmC gene encoding peptide chain release factor N(5)-glutamine methyltransferase: MTDVRNLLRQSAIDLGDRLEAELLLAHVVGVNRAWFFAHADDALDPAMVERFAGLVHRRAAGEPVAYITGTRDFWSMTLEVTPATLIPRPETERLVELALERLPRGASVVDLGTGSGAIALALAKERPDLSVTAVDASLAALEVARRNADHLGLTRVRFLAGDWFAPLAGERFDLIVSNPPYIESDDPHLDQGDLRFEPASALASGGDGLDDIRRIASGAPDHLHPGGWLLVEHGWNQGVDVRTVLASCSLQDVFTAQDLEDRDRVSGGCKALTP, encoded by the coding sequence ATGACCGATGTCCGCAACCTCCTGCGCCAGTCCGCCATCGACCTCGGCGATCGCCTTGAGGCCGAGCTGCTGCTCGCGCATGTGGTGGGGGTAAACCGGGCCTGGTTTTTCGCCCATGCGGACGACGCTCTGGATCCCGCCATGGTGGAGCGGTTCGCCGGCCTGGTGCACCGGCGCGCCGCCGGCGAGCCGGTGGCTTATATCACCGGCACCCGCGACTTCTGGTCGATGACGCTCGAGGTCACGCCCGCCACGCTGATCCCACGCCCGGAGACGGAACGATTGGTCGAACTGGCGCTGGAACGCCTGCCGCGGGGCGCGAGCGTGGTCGACCTGGGCACCGGCAGCGGGGCCATCGCCCTGGCGCTTGCGAAGGAACGGCCCGACCTCTCGGTGACGGCGGTGGACGCCAGCCTGGCGGCGCTCGAGGTTGCCCGGCGCAACGCCGACCATCTCGGCCTGACGCGGGTAAGGTTCCTTGCTGGCGACTGGTTCGCGCCGCTGGCGGGCGAGCGTTTCGACCTGATCGTCAGCAACCCGCCCTACATCGAATCGGACGACCCGCACCTGGACCAGGGCGACCTTCGTTTCGAGCCTGCCAGCGCGCTGGCCTCGGGCGGCGACGGCCTGGACGACATCCGGCGTATCGCATCCGGCGCGCCAGACCATCTGCACCCGGGCGGATGGTTGCTCGTGGAGCATGGCTGGAACCAGGGGGTAGACGTCCGCACCGTGCTGGCATCGTGCAGCCTGCAGGACGTGTTCACGGCGCAGGACCTCGAAGACCGTGACCGGGTGTCCGGCGGATGCAAGGCCCTCACACCCTGA
- a CDS encoding alpha/beta hydrolase — protein sequence MSLRAALLLLVLLLGGCKAAFFGAVNLRQPTDGVVSHRDIVYDAATGTALDVYAPAHARHAPVVVYFYGGSWMGGRRQWFRWMGEALAARGVVTVVVDVRLWPTVRMKGFLHDAAEAVRWTRDHAATFGGDPHDEFVMGHSSGGQIAAMLAVDKQWLAAVGMRPRELAGVIGVAGTYDFIPFDEPAFADIFGHSAAEQALSQPINFVDGDEPPALILQGEDDTIVSPAEAVAFEGRYRQQGEPVELRLYPGLGHEGLLLAFGPRRTAAPVLDDTLDFIGRHPVALEH from the coding sequence ATGTCGCTTCGCGCCGCCCTCCTCCTGCTGGTCCTGCTCCTCGGCGGGTGCAAGGCCGCGTTCTTCGGCGCGGTGAACCTGCGCCAGCCTACGGATGGCGTGGTGTCCCACCGGGACATCGTCTACGACGCCGCGACAGGCACGGCACTGGACGTCTACGCGCCCGCCCACGCCCGGCATGCACCCGTCGTCGTGTACTTCTACGGCGGCAGCTGGATGGGCGGCCGGCGGCAGTGGTTTCGCTGGATGGGCGAGGCCCTGGCCGCGCGTGGCGTGGTGACCGTGGTCGTCGATGTCCGGCTGTGGCCGACCGTGCGGATGAAAGGGTTCCTCCACGATGCCGCCGAAGCCGTGCGCTGGACGCGCGACCACGCCGCCACGTTCGGCGGCGATCCGCACGACGAATTCGTGATGGGGCATTCGTCCGGTGGGCAGATCGCCGCCATGCTCGCCGTGGACAAGCAATGGCTGGCTGCCGTGGGCATGCGGCCGCGCGAGCTTGCCGGTGTCATCGGCGTGGCCGGTACCTACGACTTCATTCCGTTCGACGAGCCGGCGTTCGCCGATATCTTCGGGCACAGCGCCGCCGAACAGGCCCTGTCGCAGCCGATCAACTTCGTGGACGGCGACGAACCGCCCGCGCTCATCCTCCAGGGCGAGGACGACACCATCGTGTCGCCGGCCGAAGCCGTCGCGTTCGAAGGCCGTTACCGACAACAGGGCGAGCCCGTGGAACTGCGGCTCTATCCCGGCCTCGGCCACGAAGGCCTGCTGCTCGCCTTCGGCCCGCGACGGACCGCAGCTCCCGTGCTCGACGACACGCTGGACTTCATCGGCCGCCATCCGGTTGCCCTCGAGCACTGA